The following are encoded in a window of Telmatobacter sp. DSM 110680 genomic DNA:
- a CDS encoding helix-turn-helix domain-containing protein translates to MKVAPISPAVFAEYRRYASARLFGRFIQGARLARGCSITELAPLACMESSDWEALEEGQWFPDTISHMQLILDALAMPWDAMAEMLLLCDPVWNTPGSVHYS, encoded by the coding sequence ATGAAGGTTGCACCCATTTCCCCTGCCGTTTTCGCCGAATATCGCCGCTACGCCTCGGCCCGCTTGTTCGGCCGCTTCATCCAGGGCGCCCGTCTGGCCCGGGGATGCTCGATCACGGAGTTAGCCCCGCTGGCCTGCATGGAGTCCTCTGACTGGGAGGCTCTTGAGGAGGGACAGTGGTTCCCTGACACCATCAGTCATATGCAGTTGATCCTTGATGCCCTGGCCATGCCGTGGGATGCAATGGCCGAGATGCTTCTGTTGTGCGACCCGGTCTGGAACACCCCCGGTAGCGTCCATTACTCATAA
- a CDS encoding plasmid partition protein ParG, giving the protein MRKIKKAEEPELKRMNLNVPIELHNAFKATTASQGLNMTDVLMEFIKDYVAKNSPKGRRK; this is encoded by the coding sequence GTGAGAAAGATCAAGAAAGCCGAAGAACCGGAGTTGAAACGCATGAATCTCAATGTTCCCATCGAGTTGCACAACGCTTTTAAGGCAACCACTGCTTCGCAGGGCCTCAACATGACCGACGTGCTGATGGAGTTTATTAAGGACTACGTCGCCAAGAACTCTCCAAAGGGACGGCGCAAGTGA
- a CDS encoding recombinase family protein, whose protein sequence is MKRAVLYMRVSTVDQNPETQLHDLHQMAAQRGYEIVHEYVDRISGTKAKRPGLDQMMTDARRGRFDVVMVWACDRIARSTRHFLEVLDELSRIEVEFLSFRENIDTGGPLGRAIVVIIAAIAELERGLIVERVRAGMRRARLEGLRIGRAPLTLDREAIRRDRCHGRSIRAIAKEHGISTATVQRVLKDPPAPPT, encoded by the coding sequence GTGAAACGCGCCGTCCTTTATATGAGGGTCTCGACCGTCGATCAAAATCCCGAGACCCAATTACACGACCTACACCAGATGGCCGCACAGCGCGGTTATGAGATCGTGCATGAGTATGTCGACCGGATCAGCGGCACCAAGGCAAAACGGCCAGGCCTCGATCAGATGATGACCGATGCCCGCCGCGGCCGGTTCGACGTCGTCATGGTCTGGGCATGCGATCGCATCGCCCGCTCCACCCGGCACTTCCTTGAAGTGCTCGACGAGTTAAGCAGAATCGAAGTCGAGTTCTTGAGCTTCCGGGAAAACATCGATACCGGCGGTCCGCTCGGAAGAGCCATCGTCGTGATCATCGCCGCGATCGCTGAACTCGAACGTGGACTGATCGTCGAACGGGTCCGCGCCGGCATGCGCCGGGCACGCTTGGAAGGTCTCCGCATCGGTCGAGCTCCGCTGACGCTGGACCGCGAAGCAATCCGTCGCGATCGCTGTCACGGCCGCAGCATCAGAGCCATCGCCAAAGAACATGGCATCTCAACGGCAACGGTGCAACGCGTTCTCAAAGACCCGCCGGCTCCTCCAACGTAA
- a CDS encoding nuclear transport factor 2 family protein: MSNEENVQVVNNFFAAIGSGDKQALLALVDEGIEWIIPGEDWPLAGTHRGHAGVAAVLRKAAEEIEMIFPKPPEFVVQVGRVLVVGVATGKIKATTRTFKDDWVFDITVRNGKLTKIREYIDTQALAKASAGRVQ, encoded by the coding sequence ATGAGCAACGAAGAAAATGTGCAGGTTGTAAACAATTTCTTTGCAGCGATAGGGAGCGGCGACAAGCAAGCACTGCTGGCGCTGGTTGACGAAGGCATTGAGTGGATCATCCCAGGCGAGGACTGGCCGCTAGCTGGAACGCATCGTGGGCACGCGGGTGTGGCGGCTGTGCTGCGCAAGGCGGCCGAAGAAATAGAGATGATATTCCCGAAGCCTCCGGAATTCGTGGTGCAGGTAGGCCGGGTTTTGGTCGTTGGAGTCGCTACTGGGAAGATCAAGGCCACCACTAGGACGTTCAAGGACGATTGGGTCTTCGACATCACCGTTCGAAATGGCAAACTGACAAAAATCCGGGAGTACATCGACACCCAAGCCTTGGCGAAGGCTTCGGCAGGAAGAGTGCAGTGA
- a CDS encoding NADPH-dependent F420 reductase, translating into MKVLTLPASSSPSLAAWRRSNRESCGGLSRTASRGTTLLKLLVLTQDRRHTMNYAIVGFGKIGQALAHAFARKDMDVTVASRRSPAELELQARAIGPKVVAKSLEEALKADIIFLAVPFGEHRNIAKALPSWEGKTIIDAMNSFPLPLEELDGLPSSAFAAKSFAGAKLVKGFNHLGAAKLATDPKVEGGYRVVFLSSDDDDAVAPVAEVAKELGFAPVKLGKLNEGGWLVHARGGTWGHLIFQDVFKKQQ; encoded by the coding sequence ATGAAAGTTCTTACATTACCGGCGTCGAGCTCGCCGTCTCTGGCGGCATGGCGCAGGTCTAATCGCGAGTCCTGCGGCGGGCTTTCGAGGACGGCCAGTCGCGGGACGACGCTTCTCAAACTTTTGGTTCTCACACAAGATCGGAGACACACTATGAACTATGCCATTGTAGGATTCGGCAAGATCGGCCAGGCGCTGGCCCACGCATTTGCGCGTAAGGACATGGACGTGACGGTCGCAAGCCGCCGCTCGCCTGCGGAGCTGGAACTCCAGGCTCGTGCGATTGGGCCGAAGGTTGTTGCCAAATCGCTGGAGGAAGCGCTCAAGGCCGACATCATCTTTCTGGCGGTCCCGTTCGGCGAGCATCGGAATATTGCGAAGGCGCTGCCGAGTTGGGAGGGCAAGACGATCATCGACGCGATGAATTCATTTCCCCTCCCACTTGAGGAGCTGGACGGTCTCCCGTCGTCAGCGTTCGCAGCGAAGTCGTTCGCCGGCGCCAAGCTCGTGAAGGGCTTCAATCACCTGGGTGCGGCCAAGCTGGCGACCGATCCGAAGGTCGAGGGAGGATACCGGGTGGTGTTTTTGTCGAGCGACGATGACGATGCGGTCGCTCCCGTGGCGGAGGTGGCTAAAGAGCTGGGCTTCGCACCCGTGAAGCTGGGCAAGCTGAACGAGGGCGGATGGCTTGTGCACGCACGCGGAGGCACCTGGGGGCACCTGATCTTTCAGGATGTGTTCAAGAAACAGCAGTAA
- a CDS encoding glucose 1-dehydrogenase: protein MGKLGGKVAVITGGNSGIGLATAKRFVEEGAHVVITGRREKELKEAAAIIGRNVTTVTGDITRLEDLDRLYAIVKEKHGHIDALFANAGWGEVAPLGAVTEAHFDKTFDLNAKGTFFTVQKAIPLFKDGGSIILNTSVANVMGLPTFAVYAAAKAAVRSFLRAWAVELKDRKIRVNAVSPGPIETQALEKAGIPPEMLEQAIAGFASQVPLGRRGKPEEIAAAVAFFASDESSYITGVELAVSGGMAQV, encoded by the coding sequence ATGGGAAAGCTTGGCGGAAAAGTTGCAGTCATCACAGGCGGAAACAGCGGGATTGGGTTAGCCACAGCCAAGCGCTTCGTTGAAGAAGGCGCGCACGTTGTAATCACCGGTCGACGCGAGAAAGAGCTGAAAGAGGCCGCAGCCATCATTGGGAGAAACGTCACGACGGTCACTGGCGACATAACGCGCCTGGAGGATTTGGACCGGCTCTATGCCATCGTGAAAGAGAAACACGGGCACATCGACGCACTCTTCGCAAATGCCGGCTGGGGTGAAGTCGCACCACTTGGGGCGGTTACCGAAGCTCATTTCGACAAAACCTTCGATTTAAATGCGAAGGGAACATTCTTCACCGTGCAGAAGGCCATTCCCCTCTTCAAAGATGGAGGCTCGATCATCCTGAATACTTCGGTCGCAAACGTAATGGGATTGCCGACCTTTGCTGTCTATGCCGCGGCTAAGGCGGCTGTGCGCAGTTTCTTGCGTGCCTGGGCCGTGGAACTGAAAGACCGCAAAATCCGTGTGAATGCGGTAAGCCCCGGACCAATCGAAACTCAGGCACTTGAGAAAGCTGGCATCCCCCCTGAAATGCTCGAACAAGCGATAGCAGGATTCGCTTCACAGGTTCCGCTCGGCCGCAGAGGCAAGCCCGAAGAAATCGCGGCAGCAGTTGCATTCTTCGCCTCTGATGAAAGTTCTTACATTACCGGCGTCGAGCTCGCCGTCTCTGGCGGCATGGCGCAGGTCTAA
- a CDS encoding AraC family transcriptional regulator, protein MDPITDVFRTLHVTAFGQHRLEATAPWGLKGGGAENEEKAPNTGKNRPPTELAHFAMLSRGNCWLNVEGIAEAIPLTGGDFILLARDTSIVMRDSPRTSPKLTFREVAAKATSNVAHCGGGGAPTTIVCGSLSFDRASLKPITQLLPNFILIRADQARTFALHNTMQSLASEMADQVPGSEIVATRLAEVLFIQVLRAYIASEPERKQGWLRAVFDPPIGTALTAFHDRVGAPWTVESLSEAAGMSRSAFALRFKDLLGQTPLEYVTEWRMQKAMQLLEQRDKKHVDVARLVGYESDAAFSKAFKRVVGASPGEYLKRGLEDHSRSR, encoded by the coding sequence TTGGACCCGATAACAGATGTCTTTCGCACGCTACACGTAACCGCTTTCGGTCAGCACAGGCTCGAAGCCACCGCCCCATGGGGACTCAAAGGTGGAGGAGCGGAGAACGAAGAGAAGGCACCAAATACCGGCAAGAATCGGCCACCGACAGAATTGGCGCACTTCGCCATGCTCTCGCGTGGCAATTGTTGGCTCAACGTTGAGGGCATTGCGGAGGCGATTCCGCTCACCGGTGGTGATTTCATCTTGCTCGCCCGTGACACCTCGATCGTCATGCGCGACAGCCCTCGCACATCGCCGAAATTGACTTTTCGTGAGGTCGCGGCCAAGGCCACGAGCAACGTAGCTCATTGCGGAGGCGGCGGCGCACCAACGACCATCGTGTGTGGGTCTCTTAGTTTCGACCGCGCCAGCCTGAAACCCATCACTCAGTTATTACCAAATTTCATTCTGATCAGGGCCGATCAGGCACGCACGTTCGCTCTTCACAACACTATGCAGTCTCTGGCGTCGGAGATGGCAGACCAGGTGCCAGGGTCTGAAATCGTCGCGACCCGCCTCGCCGAGGTTCTCTTTATCCAGGTGCTCCGGGCGTATATCGCGTCGGAACCGGAACGCAAACAAGGTTGGCTTCGCGCCGTTTTCGATCCTCCCATCGGCACTGCCCTGACTGCCTTTCACGATCGTGTCGGCGCGCCATGGACAGTCGAGTCTCTGTCCGAAGCAGCGGGCATGTCTCGTTCCGCATTCGCACTGCGTTTCAAAGATCTGCTCGGACAGACACCGTTGGAATACGTAACCGAGTGGCGGATGCAGAAGGCGATGCAGCTACTCGAACAACGTGACAAGAAGCACGTCGACGTTGCTCGATTAGTCGGTTACGAGTCCGATGCTGCATTCAGTAAGGCCTTCAAGCGGGTGGTTGGAGCCAGCCCAGGGGAATACCTCAAACGTGGATTGGAAGACCACAGTCGATCCCGATAA
- a CDS encoding limonene-1,2-epoxide hydrolase, with amino-acid sequence MPSRKYAAYKAADPYFSLVRRALGDLVDGKHFFDTVSDDTIYEVLYDLGWPRVIRGQTNLMNAFRGYVSIIHLQSADNLVVHSTDAGSAIVIEYEVHGAVLATGGQYNNRFCSIIHIENRKISHWRDYMDSHAAWNALSPPPIH; translated from the coding sequence ATGCCTTCTCGGAAATACGCTGCCTATAAGGCAGCCGATCCCTACTTCAGTTTGGTCCGGCGTGCACTGGGTGACCTTGTGGATGGCAAACACTTCTTTGACACCGTCAGCGACGACACCATCTACGAAGTCCTCTATGATCTCGGCTGGCCTCGCGTCATTCGGGGACAGACGAACCTGATGAATGCGTTCAGGGGTTACGTCAGCATCATCCACCTGCAATCCGCAGATAACTTGGTTGTCCACTCAACGGACGCAGGCAGTGCAATCGTCATCGAGTATGAAGTCCATGGAGCAGTCCTCGCGACAGGGGGACAGTACAACAATCGATTTTGCTCAATCATTCATATCGAGAACCGGAAGATTTCGCATTGGAGAGACTACATGGACTCCCACGCAGCCTGGAATGCATTGTCGCCGCCGCCCATTCATTGA